A single Lemur catta isolate mLemCat1 chromosome 20, mLemCat1.pri, whole genome shotgun sequence DNA region contains:
- the NUTF2 gene encoding nuclear transport factor 2: MGDKPIWEQIGSSFIQHYYQLFDNDRTQLGAIYIDASCLTWEGQQFQGKAAIVEKLSSLPFQKIQHSITAQDHQPTPDSCIISMVVGQLKADEDPIMGFHQMFLLKNINDAWVCTNDMFRLALHNFG, from the exons ATGGGAGACAAGCCAATTTGGGAGCAGATTGGATCCAGCTTCATTCAACATTACTACCAGTTATTTGATAATGATAGAACCCAACTAGGCGCAATTTAC ATTGATGCGTCATGCCTTACGTGGGAAGGACAGCAGTTCCAGGGGAAAGCTGCCATTGTGGAGAAGTTGTCT AGCCTTCCGTTCCAGAAAATCCAGCACAGCATCACGGCGCAGGACCATCAGCCTACGCCAGATAGCTGCATCATCAGCATGGTTGTGGGCCAGCTTAAG GCCGATGAAGACCCTATCATGGGGTTCCACCAGATGTTCCTATTAAAGAACATCAACGATGCTTGGGTTTGCACCAATGACATGTTCAGGCTTGCCCTGCACAACTTCGGCTGA